In bacterium, the sequence CGAAAACAAAATATTAAAATAATTATTGTGTCCTCAGGTGCTATAGGCGCAGGTATGAAGGCTTTGGGCATTAGGAAGCATTCATTGACAATATCAAAAAAACAAGCTGTTGCTGCTGTAGGGCAGAATGAGCTAATGCATACTTATAAAGAGATCTTCAAAAAAAGAGGATATCATACTGCGCAGATTCTGCTCACAAGGGATGACTTTAAGTCCAGACTTAGATACCTCAATATACGCAATACAATAATGGAACTATTTAAAGAGAATGTTATTCCTATTGTTAACGAAAACGACACTGTTGCAACTGAGGAAATTAAGTTTGGAGATAATGATACTCTTTCTGCACTTGTTGCTAATCTCTTAGATGCAGACCTTTTAATTATGCTTTCTAATATTGATGGACTGTTTACTGTTGATCCCCAAAAAAGTAAGCAAGCTTTTCTTATATCTGAAGTCGATAAAATCCGATCTAAAATAGAGTCGTATGCTTCTGACTCAAAAACAGGGGTTGGAGGCATGTTGACAAAAATAACTGCAGCCAAAATGGGAACACAGTCAGGAGTGACTGTAATAATAGCTAATGGGCTTAAAAAAAATATTGTCTCTAGAATAATGAATGGAGAAAAAGTCGGTACAATCTTTCTTCCAAAAATTGATAAAAGAAAAACAGGCCGAAAAAAATGGATAGCATTTGCTCATTATATAAGAGGGACAATTATTGTTGATAAAGGAGCAAAACAAGTTTTAATAAACAAAGGCAAGAGCCTTTTATCCACAGGCATTATTGCCTCAAAAGGAAAATATAACATAGGAGACGTAGTCGGAATTGCTGATGCCGGAGGTAAGGAATTTGCAAGAGGGCTGGTCAACTATTCAGACAAAGATGTAGAAAAAATTAAAGGGAATAAGACTTCCCAGATTGAAGATATACTCGGTTATAAGTCCTATGATGAAGTAGTACACAGGGATAATCTGGTAATATTATAATAGTGTCAGGCACAAATTCATAATTTTTGTCCCTAACAGTCCAAAACAGTCAGGATATATGGATTCCATATATTAATTGTTAGGTTTTAAAATAAAAAAAATCATTACATCACGAACATTCGCGATTGTCATGCTGATACTAAGCACCTTTTGGGATGCAGGGGGTACCTGTCTGACTCTGGGGCACAATCTATCGCGAGATGGTAATCCTTTGGTTCGAGGCATGAATTGGAATCAAGTTCTTATGTTCATGGTCATATCGCATACCATCTTCATCATCTCGTTTATCTTTGCATGGCGCAAACAGAAAGCCATATGGCCAGAACAAAACAGAACATTTTTCCCTTTTGTTGCCGATCGCCTGAAAGAAGGCTTTGCCTTCAATTTCAGTCGTGACCATATGAAGAATGAATTGGTTTGGGCGGGCATGCTCGCCTTGTGGCTTCCAACAGCAGCGCATTGTCTTGCAGGGATCATCATCACATCGGCCCTCGTCGGCGGTCCATCCTTTCTGGATGTTCTTGGCTTAGTCGGGATTCATAATGTTCGTATGGCACAAAGGATTACCA encodes:
- the proB gene encoding glutamate 5-kinase — encoded protein: MNRKELIKSAKCIVIKIGTYVLTSDTGLNRTRISNIAEEIVELRKQNIKIIIVSSGAIGAGMKALGIRKHSLTISKKQAVAAVGQNELMHTYKEIFKKRGYHTAQILLTRDDFKSRLRYLNIRNTIMELFKENVIPIVNENDTVATEEIKFGDNDTLSALVANLLDADLLIMLSNIDGLFTVDPQKSKQAFLISEVDKIRSKIESYASDSKTGVGGMLTKITAAKMGTQSGVTVIIANGLKKNIVSRIMNGEKVGTIFLPKIDKRKTGRKKWIAFAHYIRGTIIVDKGAKQVLINKGKSLLSTGIIASKGKYNIGDVVGIADAGGKEFARGLVNYSDKDVEKIKGNKTSQIEDILGYKSYDEVVHRDNLVIL